The genome window cagcttatcaatgagattgaggtctaatgtctttaagtggcgtcttaattgatttggcttcctgctgtccgctataatgtttttagacacagtaaacagtggtctttcctcatctcccactgtattaaaagtcaaagccaaaaggcaaacggctcgaaaaaagcgcattcttggcagccgagggagaaccgtaggtgagggctgtcgtcgtgacgatcccaagccgaaaatggcacttctcgggcggacacgtgagaaccggagaagacagtgcatCGCTGCATGAGTCcgaccggaaaacggctttcgaaaacggcgcacagctcttcatatcccTTTTCTGAgtgctcttgcttagttcaAAGATACTGcgtgcactctgaaaatgagagcgccactgccaccctctgagtggatgtgcaagtacactttattctagtacgggaaaaaaaaaaaaaaaacatgttccccaaggtcacatgcgccacccctggcatcgttcttaaatagtggggcgcgccccccagaAGTACTGCATTAGATGCATGCAGATTTACAATACCTAATCACGCGACCATGAGTGTGATGTGCATACATGCCGCTGAACTGCAGGCTGTAGGCGTCTGTCTGGTGATGCGGCGCCAGGTAGTAATAGTTGAACACGCGGATCTGGAACACCGTGGAGTAAACGCACACGCAGAGAAATAGGACCGTGACGAAGCACACAACCTGGTGGAAAACGGACAATATGAGTATCAATGTGAATTGATTTTAAGGAGACATGTTGTGAATACACCAATGTGCAATGCTGCTGCCAGTTCACTGAATTTGCAACATCTAAAGTGCCAGCTGATAGCTGTTTCAATGGTCTAATGGTCTTTATGAAAGTTTACCAATTTTTTGCCCACCTCAGTACAAATGTAGTAGCGCTGCTGTTGAGTCGTGCGGACAATAATGGCGAAGAGGGAGAGGACTGGACGCGTGCTGAATAATGTACACTCAGACCAGACTACGGTCACAGAGAGGAATGACAGTAACAATGCCAGAAGCTTGTAGAACATGGGATGGAACACACACTCCCAGTACAACTCTGGAAGTACAAATTgacaaaacttttaaaaatacatatactgtattgtattttgaaaaaagaatattttaaaatatttataaatacagtatattacatAAATGCATGTTGAATTTGAAGTTGGATAAACTACtttaacataaaatatattttaaagggaacctcgggcattaagacttgtaggctctaataatccACAATTATTCTCTTTTACTTAAAtacgttattagaaacacatatattattgccattgattttaaaaaatctataatatttagtacatgttttgaccaacggagggtgccatgttttacatgttcgtcgattggactgggagaatagctgtgctagctagcaagcgaaggtaggatgacgactggcatgattttgtcacattctgctgctggtcagattgttttggtaCAGAACTATGGGATGAGTTTCCAACgttgtacctgcatccaatttcaGCTCCTAAGcaatgtctttaaaccgatcctaggcggcttgccgagatattgacttgctgccatttgagagcttgtatatcccttcattgctagttgcatcattgccttgtttttttcccgtttGTCTGCCTCACACCGCAGTTttccctgttttttttgttttttttttattgatcctGACCTATTgccacggaccctttttgtctctcccttttcgcgatcgggtttttttgtgtgttcaataaacccttttacgcaatccctatgcTATTGTTGTCTGCTAGCTGTCTAAAGTGAGCCACGTTTTCTAATtctgtggtcaagccagccgcactttcttttcagttgcatTTCCCTTTCAGATTTTAACGCACAGACAGACAAGGCATGTGGGCtgcgattgctttataaggaaaatcatgactctaACGTCATGCAGAAGTAAAGTCCTGTAGTCGTCTGTCGCACGGCAAACGTGGGTTACAATCCCGCTGCagaccttcatttaattgcttttgctgctcattttgcaaAATATCAACAGTGATGTCCTGCTTCTCACTTTTCtgttctggttcaaattggaaggccaGAACCAgcaacatgtttatgtagtttaTGTAGTTtatgagtgacactgtggaagtacagcAGCGCTGCCCAATGACGTCACCACCAagagtgcattgcgtcgtcaacaacaacggtcacctactagttaaattaatttttcaaattttataaaaacgaaaacatcaagaggggttggaGTATCATAATATTAtggctcatactaacatttaccttttaagaactgcaagtctttctgtccgtggttccctttaataacCATTTAGTGGTGCTACTGATACCTTGATATAAATCAAATAACTTTTCTTAAATGAAATGGATTGAAATGAAACATTCAAGCTGGTGGTATATTTAAGGATGAAAaaagaatacaaaataaaagttgtaTTTTAATCAAAACATCCGAAAGTGTCtaaaatggaaaataattcaataaaaAAGGCTGTTTAATTACATACATTAGTCAAAATAATTTAACAAAACCACACTCACCTACTTTGGGAGTGTAGAGAAACCTCCGGATATAGCCGTCCTGCTCTGTCAAGGCAAAGCTGCGCACAAAATGACCTGTGGGGCTGCTGCGATTCTTTGCTACGTCTTCTAGATGGAAAACCCTCTCCAACAACATGGACCACTGAACTCGAGTCTGACGGCAACGCTGCACAGCAGATATCACCTGAAAAAGACATATCATAACTAGGGCTGcatctatcaattattttagtagtcgattaatagatgaactatttagttcgaataattgagtaatcggataaggaacataaaaaattaaaaatacctgagctgagcctcaaacggtttaaaaaataaatgaggatctatgtacaacaaaagaacaattggataacttacaaagcaaaagtccgctaacttaaatgctataaaatgctaacttttttttttttttccatgctcttaacaaatgtttcaaacacatatgcccacaaaaacagttaaatatacctataaattaaattacaaatgcattaaaaaaaaaaaaaaaaacattagctcaaacaaaaaagattatgtttgtcttaacagggagcagttggattcagccatgtgaaatgaggcagactagagggcagtgtaaccacccaaatcaaaacaactaaacgcaaacactttcaaaataaaccattacaatgccactttaattaaacgaatacctcgaagcagcaaaatttaatttgaatctttttttctaatcgaatactcgagttaaccgattaatcgttgcagaacTAATTATAACTCTCAAGGAAGCCTTGATGCAGTATGTCCAAATTTAATCATaaatacatgcacacacacagtgATCGgtatcaagtgttttttttttttttctgaagtggTGAAAATGGCTTGCACTTTGTGACAATGTAATGTGAATGGCTCGTCCAACACTTTCCAGTCAGGGAGCAACAACGAttcgattaaatcgattaacaaattctttgccaacaaacctgataatcgattttttccGGCAGCTATGaacagtcccgtttgggtccttgtttgtgtgtaatgtaagGGTGCATTAGTCATTAGGAGTCATTAGAGCGAAAGAGAGACAGCgaaagagagagcgagagagagagagttcattgCTAGATTCAGGTTGGGTTGATGAATCAATAAACTGTATTACGAAGTGTCGAAAGTTAGatcgtcttttgtgttgttagatgcagtgtgcctccatcagaggtgagtaaatgacgccaattgttttgttggtattctttgttgatgatacgttactacttagcacggagcgctcCGCTAGTTaaagattatgctaatcagtgtcttaagtgtctgtttgtattgtgttttggcacAGCTTATTAGCACTTAAGTTTTTGTTATAGTAAAGTTGTCTTATGTCTTTTGTAaacaaaccacacacataaacccattcatataacagtttAGACTCtcgtttcaacacaaactcccattcaaactgtaaattgtcatacaaaagAGAGTGCTTTGaagttggatttggattgtattcatGAACAACTGATAAAGAAAACGGATTCATGACAACCTGTCTCCTCTTTATTCGATTATGTTGTTTAGTTTgcttaaagaagaaaaaaaatgcaaaattgataatatttatatcagcgctttgcccaaaagaaaaaaaaagtgaatcagcagcacttaatttaaatgacttttgtctgatttgtggaCTGAGAAATTCTGAGaaaatgttttatactcagaacctttattaaaaaatggacttaaaccggtacagttgtagactacagttaagtcaggaaacgTGTGATTAATCGTctgattaatcaattataaaaataattgtaagttgcagccctactttcCAGACATccctttttttaatctaaatgaataaaacaatatatatatttcctttCCTAGCATTGTTGTGTttgtgatatttttttcatctacaATTTATGTTAATTTTGCTTTTTATTGTGTGTATTGCATTACACGTTAGTTTACTTTTTTATGAAGCTGAACGAGGCCGCTTTTAGTTGGAAGGACAGCTTGATCCTCACAGGGATTTTCCACATCTGTGGCCATCTCCTCCTGGTATTCTATAGGACACTGAAGTGAGGTAATGTTAGtgctgtattatttaaaaataaaatgagaatATATGCTTAGTGATACCTCACCTTTGTCAAAATGGTGTCCACGCACTTCCTGAGAGAGTGGTTGTACTTGACTGACATGTTGATGACTGATACctcctattaaaaaaaagaatgaagctCGTCAATGTAATTTGATGTTTCTATATCATAAATGTGGTAGAATATGAATGCCCTAACCTCCATAACATCAGCCAAGTTCTCCTCAGCAGCTGCCTTTTCACTGGCCATCTTTGACACCTTAAAGTAGGTCTTGGCAAGCAAGTGGGCATGGCTAGATAACAGCCAATAGGAACGTGGGATTTCCACTAAGCCATAGCCCAGCAACAACACCAAGAGGAAAAGGCCCCACATATTGGCCGCTGTGATGCCGATGGTCTGGAACTCAGTCCTGAAAACAGGTGACGAGAtaatttttcaaatatatttctgtATTATTTTgtcaattgttttatttttatcaacttttttgttttgtcttgcACCCAAGTAAGATAATTTTACGACTACCTCATCAGTGACTTTTTATGTTATCTGTCTATTGTAGTTTTGTATTTTTCACCTCCAATATTCTTACAGGCTGAAGGACTCTCAAGCTGTCACTGAAGTTCTTATTCTTCTTGTGGAGTCCAATTTTAAAGTCCTACTCCTCTGTCATTTGTGAAGTTATTGTCTTAAGACTTGATCACTAAGTAACATGGACCAGTATTTATTGATCCTTGGAGcccgatttttttattttttgtatcagGGCTGATTATTTAATAGCCTACTTAATGATGCTGCCTATACGTTACGAGTTAGCTCGTTAAGGGCATGCAGGCACAGCCTGTAGTAAGGCCAGTGGCTCTTAACCTGGgctcgatcgaaccccaggggttcggcgaaggtaaagaaatgcagagccctattttcgtatgctgattaaatctaggcaaagtggctttgtagaccaggttttgtactggtttgctcccaatttacaggcttaatccacttcttttaactgctgattctcggaactggtttgctcagtggaaggttgactctcacttggtatgagggaatgtaacagaccaatgggcagcgtggtcttAAATTCTGCCCTgtttagaaaaaatactgtcaaAATAAGAAGAATTCTGAACGGGAATtcgctaaattattagcttgctagtttAGATATATTGGTTTAGAATTCATTATCTAATTTCGAAcagttcggtgaatccacatgtgaaacttgtggggttcagtacccTTTGCAAGGTTAAGAATCACTGACTTATGCATTTGCGGAAACCCACCCCCTAGCTTCAAAATGGCGTCCCCGGATTTGTCACCTTTTTGAAGCTATCGTCACAGAAACTTTATTGTTTACTCCAAATTCAAGGTCAGGGTCTTGTTTTGAAGCTGACTAACTGGCGGATACACCAAtgctaatttaaaaaacaatgagGTTAGTTAAGGTCAGTTATGATTTGAATAACGGGGACTTTTCAAAGTGATACTGGAGAACGTAAAATTATATATACGTAGATGTGATTTTTACTTGCTAGgttgttttttatgttttattttacttGTATATGAAATATAAAGTTTGCTATGATGATGCCTTCTAGTGAAATCCATTCTATTCTACTGACTGCTATAATCTAAATGGTACGAAATtgcacttaaagcaacactaggtaacttttcaacgttatgaaaatattttcataacatttgtgaaaatatgttgactgacaaTTAGTTGAATGacccctcttttatatcttgaaggggtctgtatcgctttcaccggcactaatctactttgaggagggtggcaggaaccctgccacacaaaaaaaactgcaaatgtgctgactgctttatggcatacgtcacttccccttttccttattcattataaagacgaggTCGATGCGTATGCTTTCGCGCGaatgctgcaaagatggcagagcaacaaaagagacaaaaagttttgtctgaggagaaaaaaaagagagactaccaggatatacagaataagcattggcctggctttcactcgctggcgtgacccccctcccccccatccCAACAGAACTTGTCatgtggggtggggggtttggtggtggtggtggtggtggggggggggggtgttagccacactaagccacacggtttcTAACTGTCATataatgctattgtttagccacaactggattcattaccttacttCTATTTGTCCTGTACACAGCCGCTGGGAACAGAAATcaactaaaactgaaaagttacaaagtgttgctttaagtggcACCTAACATGtttctttcatattttaatgatatttAGACTTGTTTTGAACTTAAAATagggatatttttttaaacaggaaatcagcattttctttattattgtcagAAGCAGAATGTATCAagagtgtatttttttaaaaggtcATTTTATTGGTCAAAAATCAGTCATTGTAAGGTTCCAGGTTGTCATATGCTATTATTTTTACAGGACTACAATATGAATGTCAAAGAAGATGATATGACACAAAAAATGTGAAGCATGCGAATCTTTATTTTGATTGGTAAGAGGTCGCCTTAGTGCCTAATTAGGTCAAATGTCAAGTACATGACGTACAGGTCATAAATATTATGTACTgaaaatttgatttaaaaaaataataataaaaattgacTGAGATATAGCTTAAAACATTCAGAGTACACTATAATTCGTCTTTATTTGGATCACAAAAAGTAATGGGCTTCATCATTGTGTCAATAGGCCAGTTATTTGTGCACTTTTCCCCCATCACGTTTTTCTGTTTGGagtttttgaataaaataaaaagtgacaTTGTGTCATTGAGCCTTGTGAGCTAAGCAAAAAATAGTGAAAAAGgtgactttaattttttttttccaagtgccTACTGTAGTTTGGTTTACAATCTGTAAGTTGTTTTTATCCGTTCTCTGTTTGGTGTACTACTTTAACGTCTCTATTAAAGTTTAAATGTTCACAGTTTCATCCCTAGAGCACAAAAGACACTAAATAAACACACTGAATAAACACCTGTCTGACAGCGTCAATGAGAACTGACCACGTGAGCCGCCACTGTGGGTGCGCAGCAACGTAGATGAGCAGAAAGATGAATATGAGCAGGTAGGTGCCATAGTATATGGCGTTCTCGACAAGGGCCGTTTTCAACTTTCCCATGCGGGAGAACGCCCCTGAGCGTGCATACGACTGCATAAAGGGCAGCAGTAACCTACACTCACATACACAAAGAAATGGTTATGCACAATAAATTTCAGTCTATGTGAATAGTAGTGCTTGTATAGTTATACTTAGGAAGCAGGTCTTACCATGTGAGAAACTGAGAGGTCCAATACACAACTCTCCAGAAGACAGGCAGAATGCCGTCTGGTATATAACTCCATGGCtcttcacacacaactgctggaCTGTTAACACACACCATCACCACCACCATTATTGTGGTTTATCCTCACACTGTTCATGTCTAACAGCCTCAATTTAGAATGGAAAATGAGGCATACGTTTtcaattttgtgtgtgtgtgtgttttttttttttttaaatatatatttattcattttttgtatgttttcgGCATGGTGGATGACTATTTGTCACATCCACAGTACAGTTCTAAGGTTGTGTGTTAGTCTAATACAGGTATTTTCATATAGTACATTCCAGCTTGTCCCGTTTTTAAATAGACAGAAGCACCCAAAAGTTTGGGCACTCGAAATATAACCaaactttttcatgccactgcacgtgtttctttttatttgtttgttttaaatatttttggtcgatatttaaattatttttttatatgtctGTTACATTCAAATGTATCATCTATTGTTTGGCAATAGGTTTGGAATTTTTAGTTTAAAGCTTCATTTCAATTTGTGCATATATTtactttaatttaatttttacttGTCATCTAATGTTCCATATTTTTGTGTGATATTCTAGTATATTTTCTAATGCTTCtgtacagaggtgggtagttacacattacatttacttgagtaactttttgagaaaaatgtacttctaaggcttggttcataccgcaggtcttaatgcccaattccgatttttttggcatatctgttttttttggcgtgcccgttcagactgcctttgtgcgTTCATGTATCACGCATTCGCACTAATTTGCACTCCGAGAtgtgctgagcaaactgacccgcatggacaggtgcatcaaaacaaatgctggctcaacatcattctagggtgatcatattttgatttccaaaaagaggagacaaataacagacataaataattcccgtttagtcttatattcaaaatttatgtgtgtgcatgacatacacacatacagacaGTTTGCCCGGACACTCGGCCATGTAATCTTGACcaacgtaagtttttgtttgagctcttgtttttttaaggcattcttaatttagtttataggtatatttagccgtttgtttgtggaaatatgtgtctgaaccatttgttaggaccattgtaaaaaacgttagcattttaaagcatttaagctagcggaattttgctctgtaagttagccaatttttcttttgttgtacagagatccttattcattttatttttttataccgtttgtggctcagctaaggtattttaatttttcatgtttcttatccaattactcgattattcggacaaactagttcatagattaatcgactactaaaataatcgatagctgcagccggagactgttgtcaagcccgcctcttccctaaaagctgtgttcaagctaggcgctaatgcacagctactttgctaccgtagcaccctgtctctctcgctctttgctgacgtaacagCTGCTTGAATTCTGCTTTAGgggtcttgacagttcagaccgcagccacattctggaaaaatatgGCCCAGATCGGAGTTTAAACACATTAGAAAGTGACCTAAATcgtatttgaaatggtccacttttatgtgagttttcccgttcagaccgtcaagttaataccTCACTTGAAtcggaaaaagacaaaaaaatcagattcgtgcattagGACCTACCCTATTTTAAAATACATCGGAcactgtaagcagttactcacaatgttactcattacttgagattcatttttaatttatactttttttcttttatttgggTAAATTTTCGGATGACATCCtcaactcttacttgagtaatattatttataagtaacgctactcttactggagtaaaatttttggctattctacccacctctgcttctgCATTTATAGACCGACCGGAGTGaggtctcaaaaagtcacttgcTTTGTTCTTATTCTTCATGGGAGGGCACTTAAAATTGCCACTTTTCCATTTCTGTTTCTGGATCACAATGAATTTTGGTAGGTATATTCTCCGGATGTagacgcatttttgggggggggattttTGAAGCccgatttttttagttttgtctaGTTTGTTAATTCCCGTATTTTTGGACAATGTATAAGCCGTTACTTTTTTCTCTCCATTTTTACACTGTGGCCTATAAGAAAGTGGGTTATTTatggattatttttttctcaaacgAGCAGCCTGTTGTGTATTCCTGTTAGGTTTAAACGTTAGGTTTATCCACACCTAACGCTCTGGAGGTCCATGTAGCTAGTTAGATTAACTAGTGTAAACCTAACAATTCTATTCTTCAAACTTACCCTTTGCTAGTGATAGCACCATAGACTCTGGTAACagtatttggatttttttcttaaattttggGAAATTTGGGCAGTGCGGCTTAAGAGTCTGGTGTGCCTTTTagcctgaaaattacagtacattaatTTATTGccgacttattgttgcctgtaggttccaaattagccagtagagggcatgcgCATTCTACGGtcgtgctttcaatgtcttggcTGATGAGACATTTAGGGAGCGAGTAGTTAGTTTTGAACACGTCAATTTTTGAGGGGGTGATATTTCTGTCATTTCAACCGCTGAGTACAATAGAACAAAACTGAAACGGCAGACCCAAGACATTCTCTCTGAAGATTTATctgaaaagaaaacattatGTTCCCCGCAGTGAGACGAATTAAGACGGATAAGTGATCTAGAAAGTTGATGGATGTATACGCAGTGTGATGTGAAAACTACCGCTGTGCTTACTTACCTTTCAGTTGGATAAAGAATGGAGCTGTTTTCTGTCTGATTGGAGTGACGATGTGCATTGTCTTTCAGACACTGCTTATAAATGGTCTGAAAGAATACTGCATTTAGAAATCCTCACAGAGGATTACCCCGCAATTTCTGTACATACTGTGCTGACATCCAGCGGCAGGACAAAGACAATGAGGAAGCACAGGTACCAGGATGCCAGAGTCCCAAGCAGGACCATACGCTGTTGCATCCTCAGGTCACCATAGCGATGGAGGAGGGCGAGCGCAAGGAAGAACACGGCCACGAGCACCAGACCCAGAGCCACGCCACTCATTGTGACGAGCAGACGCAACCGTAGGCCAGCATCAGGACATCTTCATGGTCCTGCTGCTttataaaataaacaattgCCAAGATCTTAGAGTCATTTTTTTGCTTGATGTAAAAACTCATTTTGTTTAATGGTTT of Corythoichthys intestinalis isolate RoL2023-P3 chromosome 3, ASM3026506v1, whole genome shotgun sequence contains these proteins:
- the LOC130913902 gene encoding G-protein coupled receptor-associated protein LMBRD2B-like isoform X2 codes for the protein MSGVALGLVLVAVFFLALALLHRYGDLRMQQRMVLLGTLASWYLCFLIVFVLPLDVSTTIYKQCLKDNAHRHSNQTENSSILYPTESPAVVCEEPWSYIPDGILPVFWRVVYWTSQFLTWLLLPFMQSYARSGAFSRMGKLKTALVENAIYYGTYLLIFIFLLIYVAAHPQWRLTWTEFQTIGITAANMWGLFLLVLLLGYGLVEIPRSYWLLSSHAHLLAKTYFKVSKMASEKAAAEENLADVMEEVSVINMSVKYNHSLRKCVDTILTKCPIEYQEEMATDVENPCEDQAVLPTKSGLVQLHKKVISAVQRCRQTRVQWSMLLERVFHLEDVAKNRSSPTGHFVRSFALTEQDGYIRRFLYTPKVVWSECTLFSTRPVLSLFAIIVRTTQQQRYYICTEVVCFVTVLFLCVCVYSTVFQIRVFNYYYLAPHHQTDAYSLQFSGMLFCRLTPPLCLNFLGLIHMDPALSQKDQIHTSYTSIMGSMHLLSVISNGFYIYYPVLVLLLCFATLYNLGSRCLNLLGVHQYVADDELSADLVDEGKELIRRERRKRQKSETTANAKWAWRERYGGVYGALVGRKSGYTEIKDDQETQCKKSVISFAWRESDEQQRSLLHSRDNDG
- the LOC130913902 gene encoding G-protein coupled receptor-associated protein LMBRD2B-like isoform X1, producing MSGVALGLVLVAVFFLALALLHRYGDLRMQQRMVLLGTLASWYLCFLIVFVLPLDVSTTIYKQCLKDNAHRHSNQTENSSILYPTESPAVVCEEPWSYIPDGILPVFWRVVYWTSQFLTWLLLPFMQSYARSGAFSRMGKLKTALVENAIYYGTYLLIFIFLLIYVAAHPQWRLTWTEFQTIGITAANMWGLFLLVLLLGYGLVEIPRSYWLLSSHAHLLAKTYFKVSKMASEKAAAEENLADVMEEVSVINMSVKYNHSLRKCVDTILTKCPIEYQEEMATDVENPCEDQAVLPTKSGLVQLHKKVISAVQRCRQTRVQWSMLLERVFHLEDVAKNRSSPTGHFVRSFALTEQDGYIRRFLYTPKVELYWECVFHPMFYKLLALLLSFLSVTVVWSECTLFSTRPVLSLFAIIVRTTQQQRYYICTEVVCFVTVLFLCVCVYSTVFQIRVFNYYYLAPHHQTDAYSLQFSGMLFCRLTPPLCLNFLGLIHMDPALSQKDQIHTSYTSIMGSMHLLSVISNGFYIYYPVLVLLLCFATLYNLGSRCLNLLGVHQYVADDELSADLVDEGKELIRRERRKRQKSETTANAKWAWRERYGGVYGALVGRKSGYTEIKDDQETQCKKSVISFAWRESDEQQRSLLHSRDNDG